From a region of the Mercurialis annua linkage group LG1-X, ddMerAnnu1.2, whole genome shotgun sequence genome:
- the LOC126665679 gene encoding uncharacterized protein LOC126665679 isoform X2 produces MATTLPESIVIRSSASQRYLRFITEPAGQRGFVTSWEENVFEPFAKIMVERAEVNSRFVHLRFCHTNKYWARVSLAQNNSWIRANSNQPEEDTSKLSCTMFEPITLDTNGTLSFRHVQSGGRVRMNPGGSSLNIFVEDGNVPSVNHISFTFIDWDTLVRLPRYVAFKGFNDMYLQARVINRNNFNQFSSEDPNTETTGYEITLNPNGFIRVKSNFYDRFWRRSPNWIWADSTDNIGRDINTLFWPVKINNNTISLHNSVNNITREARLTIEELVLDRSIFNVRFRMEDARIYDEQASIAGIGSPINESEKAATLTITIGYEDTSSFSFSNGLSISAGVETTIRTGFPRIAEGEITVSTEVTKSFEWDRTTEETRKAEAAYEVVVPPKSRVRVHFISTRGTCSVPFSYTQRDRSSTNGNFITTNHIDGIYTGVNYYSFHFEKHAIEPL; encoded by the exons ATGGCGACTACACTTCCAGAGTCTATTGTTATCAGATCATCTGCTTCACAGCGTTACCTAAGGTTCATTACGGAACCCGCGGGTCAACGTGGCTTTGTAACTTCTTGGGAAGAAAATGTTTTCGAACCATTCGCGAAGATTATGGTGGAGCGGGCAGAAGTAAATAGCAGATTTGTTCACCTACGATTCTGTCACACTAATAAATATTGGGCACGAGTCAGTCTTGCTCAAAATAATTCGTGGATTCGTGCTAATTCCAACCAACCAGAGGAAGACACGTCCAAATTATCGTGTACGATGTTTGAGCCAATTACGTTGGATACCAACGGTACACTCTCATTTCGGCATGTTCAAAGCGGAGGCCGTGTGCGAATGAATCCTGGAGGTAGCAGCCTCAATATTTTTGTGGAAGACGGCAATGTTCCTTCGGTTAATCATATTAGTTTCACTTTTATTGATTGGGATACGCTAGTTAGACTGCCTAGATATGTGGCATTCAAAGGCTTCAATGACATGTATCTTCAAGCAAGGGTGATCAATAGAAACAACTTCAATCAATTCTCGTCTGAGGATCCTAACACTGAGACCACTGGCTATGAGATCACGCTTAATCCCAATGGATTTATTCGCGTAAAGTCTAATTTTTATGATCGATTCTGGAGACGAAGTCCGAATTGGATATGGGCAGATTCAACGGATAATATTGGCAGAGACATCAACACTTTGTTTTGGcctgttaaaattaataataacacTATTTCTCTTCACAACTCAG TGAACAATATTACAAGAGAAGCAAGATTAACAATTGAAGAGCTTGTTCTAGACAGAAGTATTTTTAATGTTCGATTTCGCATGGAAGACGCTCGAATATACGACGAGCAAGCTTCAATAGCAGGCATCGGTTCTCCTATTAATGAATCTGAAAAAGCAGCTACTTTGACTATTACAATTGGTTATGAAGATACATCGTCGTTTTCTTTTAGCAACGGTTTATCTATATCGGCTGGAGTCGAAACCACCATTAGAACCGGTTTCCCGCGTATTGCTGAAGGAGAGATTACAGTTTCTACCGAGGTAACTAAATCATTCGAGTGGGATAGAACAACAGAGGAAACAAGAAAAGCAGAAGCTGCGTATGAAGTTGTCGTGCCGCCTAAAAGCCGGGTTAGGGTTCATTTTATATCAACAAGAGGAACTTGCAGTGTCCCTTTCTCTTACACTCAGCGAGACAGAAGCTCTACTAATGGAAACTTTATAACTACCAACCATATTGATGGTATTTACACTGGTGTCAATTATTACAGCTTCCACTTCGAGAAACATGCAATCGAGCCTCTGTAA
- the LOC126665679 gene encoding uncharacterized protein LOC126665679 isoform X1, producing MATTLPESIVIRSSASQRYLRFITEPAGQRGFVTSWEENVFEPFAKIMVERAEVNSRFVHLRFCHTNKYWARVSLAQNNSWIRANSNQPEEDTSKLSCTMFEPITLDTNGTLSFRHVQSGGRVRMNPGGSSLNIFVEDGNVPSVNHISFTFIDWDTLVRLPRYVAFKGFNDMYLQARVINRNNFNQFSSEDPNTETTGYEITLNPNGFIRVKSNFYDRFWRRSPNWIWADSTDNIGRDINTLFWPVKINNNTISLHNSGNNRFCSLLTADGNANCLNAAVNNITREARLTIEELVLDRSIFNVRFRMEDARIYDEQASIAGIGSPINESEKAATLTITIGYEDTSSFSFSNGLSISAGVETTIRTGFPRIAEGEITVSTEVTKSFEWDRTTEETRKAEAAYEVVVPPKSRVRVHFISTRGTCSVPFSYTQRDRSSTNGNFITTNHIDGIYTGVNYYSFHFEKHAIEPL from the exons ATGGCGACTACACTTCCAGAGTCTATTGTTATCAGATCATCTGCTTCACAGCGTTACCTAAGGTTCATTACGGAACCCGCGGGTCAACGTGGCTTTGTAACTTCTTGGGAAGAAAATGTTTTCGAACCATTCGCGAAGATTATGGTGGAGCGGGCAGAAGTAAATAGCAGATTTGTTCACCTACGATTCTGTCACACTAATAAATATTGGGCACGAGTCAGTCTTGCTCAAAATAATTCGTGGATTCGTGCTAATTCCAACCAACCAGAGGAAGACACGTCCAAATTATCGTGTACGATGTTTGAGCCAATTACGTTGGATACCAACGGTACACTCTCATTTCGGCATGTTCAAAGCGGAGGCCGTGTGCGAATGAATCCTGGAGGTAGCAGCCTCAATATTTTTGTGGAAGACGGCAATGTTCCTTCGGTTAATCATATTAGTTTCACTTTTATTGATTGGGATACGCTAGTTAGACTGCCTAGATATGTGGCATTCAAAGGCTTCAATGACATGTATCTTCAAGCAAGGGTGATCAATAGAAACAACTTCAATCAATTCTCGTCTGAGGATCCTAACACTGAGACCACTGGCTATGAGATCACGCTTAATCCCAATGGATTTATTCGCGTAAAGTCTAATTTTTATGATCGATTCTGGAGACGAAGTCCGAATTGGATATGGGCAGATTCAACGGATAATATTGGCAGAGACATCAACACTTTGTTTTGGcctgttaaaattaataataacacTATTTCTCTTCACAACTCAG GTAATAATAGATTCTGCAGTCTTCTAACAGCCGATGGAAACGCCAATTGTCTTAATGCTGCAGTGAACAATATTACAAGAGAAGCAAGATTAACAATTGAAGAGCTTGTTCTAGACAGAAGTATTTTTAATGTTCGATTTCGCATGGAAGACGCTCGAATATACGACGAGCAAGCTTCAATAGCAGGCATCGGTTCTCCTATTAATGAATCTGAAAAAGCAGCTACTTTGACTATTACAATTGGTTATGAAGATACATCGTCGTTTTCTTTTAGCAACGGTTTATCTATATCGGCTGGAGTCGAAACCACCATTAGAACCGGTTTCCCGCGTATTGCTGAAGGAGAGATTACAGTTTCTACCGAGGTAACTAAATCATTCGAGTGGGATAGAACAACAGAGGAAACAAGAAAAGCAGAAGCTGCGTATGAAGTTGTCGTGCCGCCTAAAAGCCGGGTTAGGGTTCATTTTATATCAACAAGAGGAACTTGCAGTGTCCCTTTCTCTTACACTCAGCGAGACAGAAGCTCTACTAATGGAAACTTTATAACTACCAACCATATTGATGGTATTTACACTGGTGTCAATTATTACAGCTTCCACTTCGAGAAACATGCAATCGAGCCTCTGTAA